The following coding sequences are from one Papilio machaon chromosome 8, ilPapMach1.1, whole genome shotgun sequence window:
- the LOC106713204 gene encoding uncharacterized protein LOC106713204, which yields MNIKNISALIEALLLEELPDCDEDSDAGVSDDEVENLQVPSPCGFDEVFEKALDSIFAEVPPSSPPNENVMECPINQESTSKVQTDLLSANTSSHRTNQRLHEPNRKWKKRNLDTILPEYIADTKVVEDCFAHCTTPTDIFLVLIGDIIDNIVYQSNHYVTQKGKVLNLKKEELLTFIGMNFFMGYNTRPAWRDHYSSAPDLNRWLIRSIKNFKKCIMVLAS from the coding sequence atgaacattaaaaacattagtGCTCTGATTGAAGCTCTGTTATTAGAAGAACTTCCGGACTGCGACGAAGATTCTGATGCAGGCGTGTCCGATGATGAAGTTGAAAATCTTCAAGTACCCTCACCATGTGGCTTCGATGAGGTTTTCGAAAAAGCTCTAGACAGTATCTTTGCCGAAGTTCCGCCGTCGTCGCCgccaaatgaaaatgtaatggAGTGCCCTATAAATCAGGAATCCACATCTAAAGTTCAGACTGATCTTCTATCTGCAAATACGTCTTCACACCGAACTAACCAGCGATTACACGAACCAAACCGTAAATGGAAAAAGAGGAACCTAGACACAATTTTACCAGAATACATTGCAGATACTAAAGTTGTAGAAGACTGTTTTGCTCACTGTACAACACCAactgatatatttttagtattgaTTGGAGATATTATTGACAATATCGTATACCAAAGTAACCATTATGTCACTCAGAAAGGCAAGGTATTGAACCTGAAAAAGGAGGAACTTCTAACATTTATaggtatgaatttttttatggGTTACAATACTCGTCCGGCGTGGAGAGACCATTACTCTTCGGCACCTGATCTCAACCGATGGTTGATTCgctcaataaaaaatttcaagaaGTGTATCATGGTACTCGCGAGCTGA